The region CACTCCTCCCTGGGCCCAATTTCCCTGACAAGCCCCTCTGTCCCCTCAGCTTTCTATGCCTCCTGGGCTCCTTATGCCTCCTCCCTGAGAAATAATCTCTGCATCCCTCCTGCATTTCTCCTGCTGTCATGACTGTGCCTGTCCTTCAGGTCCCCGATTAGTGGACTGCTGGGGTAGCGGGGGAAGTGGAGGGCCTGAGCCTGAGCCTCGGGGAATGGTGGGCGGCAGAGAGAGACGCAGGCCCTGACTGAGAAACCTCTCTGTGCTAACAGGGAGTCGGGACGCCCCCGCCATAACCTTCAGCACCTTCCAGCCCCTGGACTTGAACCGCAGGAGCTGCCAGGGCCCGGGCTTGCTTCTGGGACCACGACTCCAGGCCCCCGAGGGAGCCTGGCCCAGCCCCCGGGGCCCAGCTGTCCAGGCTGTGGTGAGTGGAAACCTGGGGGACGCTCCTCTTCTACTCCCACCTCCCACAGGGGTGGGCCTGCAGGTGGACAAAGGCCAAAGCAGGAATGAGCAGGGGCTGCCGACATGGCCGGGGGCccagaggaagggaaaggagatGAGGAGCACCTCCTTCAGTGGCTGAATGGCCCACTCGctactcctctgtccctgggaagcGAGTCCACAAGTGATGGGTACAGTGATTGAAGTTCCAGAAGGAGGCATCAACATCTCTGTCCGTGGCCTTCATTTGACCACCCTCATGTCAGTCCTCCTCACCCATCCGGTCAGTAGGAAACCCTCCCTACGAACTAGCTCGGTCCCTCCTACTGTAGGGTGAGCCCTCCCTCGTTCTGGCCTCTAGAGTTCCCTTCATCCCTCAGGCCAGGGAaagctttgctgtccatctggaAGGCCTCACTTCCATTTAAGCACAGTTTAACAGCTCACTGCTACTGGAATAAAGGCCCACAGGACCCAGAGGGGAGTGGAAGGAAATTCCCCTGGAAACAAAAACAGCTTGAGCTAAACAAGTCAGACTTTGGGAAGGACTTTCTGGGAAACGATACCCTAAATTAGGCAACTGGAACAGGGACAGGGAGCTTTCTCCACAAGCCAAAGAGCGAGTAGGTGTAAGGATAAGGAGGCGGCCGCTGACTTAGAAGCATGGCTACCTCTCCCCTCCTTGAACCCTTCTCTTATGCAGGCACCTCTCCaggccccaggagctgcctgcAATCCAAAGGATGCTGGGAAGGAGGAGGTGCCGAGGGAAGAAGCTCTGATCCTACAGGCCGAGACTCGGGCTTGGTTCCAGAAGACCCAGGCCCATGAGCTCCTACAGCACGGGGCGGCCCCCATCTGGTTCCACGGTTTCATCACCCGGAGGTGAgtcacagaggaagaaacaggctcagagcagGGCAGGGGCCAGTCCTGGGTCCTGCCATCAATCAGTAGATTGAGGCTACAAGCCAGGCTATGACTCCTGCAGGTTCTGAGGCTACTCGCTAAGGCAGCTCTCCTGGGGGAGATCACCGAAGAGGCACAAGCCCAAACCCCCTACCCCGTGCCTCCACTTTCCTCCTGTCTCTAAGGCTTCTAGTGCTCATTCTCCACCTCGGCCTCCATCTCTTTCCCTCCATATCTCCCTCCATCTTTACCTCGGGCTTTCTCCAGCcctctcctctgtcttccctcccttgcagttcctcccttctcctccacttCTCGGCTTCACTTCTCCTGTATCTATCTCTATGCTTACCTCCTCCGTGCAACTTCTGAAGTCTAGAAGTCTAATACCATCCCCGTTGCTGCCGCCACAGCGCTGACCCCCTCAACCCCCTACTCCAGGCTGCCCCTCCAGGATGGGGCCAAGAGGAGGATGCAGGGCCGGGAGGTCTCCTGAGTGAAACCCCTGGTCCGTGTCCACGCCCAGTCCCTGCAGCGGGAGTACGGTGACCAcatcctctctctcccccacctccgCCCTTCTCTGTCCACTTAAGCAGGCTTGGGTGGGCGGAGGGGTCCCCCATGAGAGCCGGGGAGACAGGAGGTGAGGCTGGAAAAGTCTGAGCAGCCCTTCGTGTCTTCTCCATCATCCTCAGAGAGGCCGAGAGGCTGCTGGATACTAAGCCTCAGGGATGCTACTTGGTGCGTTTCAGCGAGAGCGCCGTGACCTTCGTGCTGACTTACAGGTGAGGGGCCAGCACTGcgcgtgggggcgggggggggggcaacAAGGGGGCGGGACTTTGGGCTAATCAGGGGGCGGGACTTGGTGCTGAAGAACGTGTGAGGGGCAGAACTTCATGATGACCCCCAGCAGGGGCGGAGGGGTCTAAGCCCAGCCCCCAGGCTACTAAGGATGGGAGACCCGGGCGCTGGGGCGGATAGAGATCACGCCTGGTGCTGGTGTCCTGGCCAGAAAGAGGGAGCAGATCTGATCCTGATTGGTGCCTCCAGGAGCCGGACTTGCTGCCGCCACTTCCTGCTGGCCCAGCTGGGGGACGGGCGCCACGTGGTGCTGGGCGAAGACAGCGCCCACGCGCGGCTGCAGGACCTACTGCTGCACTACACGGCCTGCCCGCTCAGCCCGTACGGGGAGACGCTCACGGAACCCCTCGCCCGCCAGGTACCCATCCCCACCCCGGCCCTGACACTGACCCTGACCCCGGGGACCCAGGCCAgggcgcccccgcccccaccgcacGCAGAACTCAGGCCGCAGGACCTCGCCAGGCACTTTCCCACTTCCACGGAGGACGCAGACATCCCTTTTCCACACATCTCCGCTGGTTGCCCTTCCAGAAAGATGCGTGCTGGTGGAGGGGTCCTTGAGAAACCAGCTCGGTCACACAAAGACTGGAGGAGCTGGGAGTGGTCAGCTAGGCCCAGGAGTCATTTGTCTTTGTGGCTTTATTTTGGCCTTGCTGCTGGGCTTgagggatcttggttcccagaccCGGGATTGAAGTCTGaagtgaaagcgccaagtcctaaccattggaccaccagggaattcccagggccatttgttttttaaattaagagatATTTACCGAGACAAGACAGACGGGTGTCAAACCCACAAAGCTCACTTACCAGCGGCAAAGACAAATAATAGGAATCAAGTGTGAGAGTGTGATGAGAGAGGAAAtgcagagtggggtgccatttagcTCACATGGTGGGGAGCCATGTCAGAGAGGGCCTCCCCCAGATCCTTCAGGCGGTTTGGAGGGaccactctgtgccaggcattggtCTGGCCAGTAGGAAATAGCACCAAACAAAATTGACCCAAATGTCCCTACCTTCATGGAGCTTTCATTCTAGTGACAGGAGACAGACAATGAATGCGTAATACAGATAAACAGAATACAGAAACAAGGAGTGACGGAGTTGGGGTTATTTTACACAGGGACCTTAGCGAAGGCTACTCTGGTAAGGGGACATTTGAACAGAGGTCTGAATAAAGGAAGGGGGAAAGTCATGCAGATAACTAGAGGAAAAACATTCTAGGTAGATggcacagcaggtgcaaaggccctacGGTAGAAGGATCCTTGATGTGTGTGAATAAGAGTAAGAGCACTGAGGAAGCTAGCATGAGAAGAGAGGTAACAAATGAAATCACAGGGGTGAAGGACTGCCCGGTGGACTCTTGTATTTGGGATTTTATTCTACATGAAATGCACTGAGCAGTTAAAGAGTGACATGATCTGGAAAGTTTGGGAGGGGCATAGGTGATCAGATGGAGGCCACTACAATACTCCAGGAGAGAAGACGGCAGTGTGGACCGTGTTGGTAGAGGTGAAGGGGCGGGGAGGTGGAATACTGGGTCAGTTTGGAAGGTGGAGCTAAGAGGGTTTTTGCAGGTTTGAGTGAGGAACGTTAAAAGATGGAGTTGTATTGACTGAGATGAGGAAGGCTACGAGAAGACCAAGTCTGGGACAGACAGGAGATCATGAGTTAGTTCAGTTTTGACATTCATGGTTGGAGACATCCATTCAGTATCCAAATGGAGATGCCAGTTAGGCAGTTGCAATATATGGACTGGGATTTGAGGATGGAAGTCTAGTTTGGAGATCAACATTTGGGAGCCATCAGTATGTAGACGGATTAATTCTAAAGCCTTCAGGAGGGATGAAATCTCAGGAATGAGCatagatggaaaagaaaagaataccaaGTCTCCAGCATTGAGAGTTTGCAGAAATGAGGGGGAACCTACAAAGAAAATTGATAAAGAGcagccagagagagaggagaagaacTAGGAATGTGATGCTCTAGACGCCAAGCAAAGAAAATCCATCAGGGAAGAGCAGATGCCAGAGGGTCTAGAATTAACCATTGGATTTGGCCAACAGAAGGTCACTGATGACCTGGGCAAGAATAGCCGCTTGGAGCTTGATTGGAGTCCATTCAAAGAATTTGGTAAGGGACTGTGCCTAGGGGTGACTATTGTGTGAAATTTCGTGAGGAATAAGCAGAGACCTGAAGATTCCTAAGCAGTGAGAATAGGATGTAGGGAAGTCTAGTGGACAGGGGAGCCAGCTGGAGTTGTGAGAGCCGAGGGCACAGCTGTCAGAGACCAAGCTCTATGACCAGCCCTCAGAGGGTCTTGTCACTCACATTCTCTGGAGTTTGGGCTTTTTCTTGGAGCAACAGGCAGCCATGGAAGGATTGCTAGAGGAACTTCTGCAGGTTCATTCTGCTCACAGAGTGGAGAATGGGTTGGCAAGGCAAGATGATGCAGGAGGAGGTGATGGATTTAGGAGGCCTGAACAGGATCAGCAACTGTGGGCAGGGAGAACGTGGGCAGATGTGAAGATATTTAGGCAGTGGAAGGAGCATGGCTTGTGCTCCATAAGacgtggggaggaagggagggaggtgtCCGGATTGACTCCTAAGGTGCTGCTGTTTCAGCAACAGGGTagaggggctttttttttttggctgtgccaggtcttagttgcaacatgtcaGATCCAGTTCCCCgatccaggaattaaacccaggtcccctgcattgggagcgcagagtcttagccaccggaccaccacggaagtcccagaGGTGCTACTTTATATTCATAAAGGGAATGCTAAGACCTCTTAGGGGGTTAGGGCAGGGAAAAAGAATTCTGATTTGAATCCATGCAGTAAGTGACCAAACACTGTCAGATGGAGACACGCACTTGGCAGATtgcagaaaaatgagaaaagccCTATGGGCTGAGCCTCCAAAAATTGTCATGCATGTGGAGAACATTTGTGAACCCAGTGATAAATGCTGAGCTAAAAGCACACCTAACATGGGAAGGAACCCTATAAGGCTCATCTCCCCTGAGGCAGTGTCTCTGTCCCTAAAATATCTAGCTGTTAGCTGTATAATGTACTCCTCTTGCAGTTGCAGAAGTAAACATGGGCACAGAAGTCTTGGAGATCTATCCCCAAGCTGAAAAAATTTTAGGCTAAAGACTTGTGAAGCCTGGTTGCAGTTTTACAACCACAGGCACAAATTGTGACTGGTCTGGGCCTGTGTTCCAGATGAAATTAACTTAAATGCTAAATATCGCCTGTGACCAGAGCAATTGTCCCACTTCCCAGTCTCCTTGCCATCTCCATGCCCTCTGCCTCACCCAGAAATCCAGCGCCACCCAAATTTCCCTGCTGCACCCCCACCCCGACATTCTCCACATGAACCAGGTTATTTTGCCCTCCGTGGATCACCTGCCCACTCCCACCAGCCACCCCTCCGGCATCACATCCCCACGgcctctttcttctcttcacccgcccccaccctgttctccccctccttcccccacacccccacccccccccgccccccaccaccacccctcccccgccccgacCCCCGCAGACTCCTGAGCCCGCAGGGCTGTCCCTAAGGACTGAAGAATCAGACTTTGGAAGCAAAAGCCAGGACTCACAGTTTCAGTATAGCCCGATTCTCAAAAACGAGCGAAGTACAGCCCCGACGCAGAAAGATGGAGCTGGGGAGCCAAAGCAGGTATGTGACCCCAAGCGACGGGAGAGAAGGCGGGGCCTGAGAGAGGGGCGGAGCCTGGGGACGAAAAGGAGGGCGCGGCCTGTGTGAGGGGGCGGGGCCAGTGGGTAGGAAGACAGCCTGCAGGGGGCGGAGGCTCAGACTGGGTTCCAGCTCTGGCCCCGCCTGGGTTAGGTTGAGACCCACTCTCCGCCTTGGcaacactgactcattggacatgagtttgatcaaactctgggagatagtgaaggacagaaaagcctggcgtgctgcagtccacagggttgcaaagagtcggtcgccactgagcgactgaacaataacgacAATTCTCCTCCCTGCTCGCCTTCTGTCCTAGCCCTCCCAGCCGCCCAGGCCCAAGCCGCCCATCCCCGCCAAACCTCAGCTGCAGCCGGAAGTCTACACAAGTTCCGCTCCGAGACCCCGCCCAACCCTGCCCCCCAAGCCCTCCAACCCCATCTACAACGAACCTGATGAACCCATCGACTTCTACGCCATGGGCCGGGGCAGCCCTGGGGAAGCCCCCAGCAACATATATGCCGAGGTGGAGGTAAGGGAGCCTGATTCAAGGAGTCAGAACCCGCACTGCATCCTCAGGCATGAAGTCCTACGGAAATGCCAGTCCAGGCCTGTCCTAGGCAGCCAGGTAAATGGGGGTGCAGGGAAAAGTGAGACCCCTAAGGAAGACTTCCTGAAAGCTAGATTGAAAGGGTGGAGAAGGTGTTCAGACTGGATGTCGGGGTCAGGGTGAATGAAGGTCAGAGATGGGAAGAACAGAGGGTTGAGACTGCCAACAACCCtcttccaggcccctctgtttgGAGTTACTGGGACCTGCCTCTCCTTTGTCAAGTCCTCGCCCTCTCCACTTCTCAGAGAAAGCAGAGGGCCCTGCAGGTCCCCTCAGCCTTCGCCCACCTGCACCTGTGTCCCTCCCATCTGGCTGGCCCTCTTCAGAAACCCCTGAGATAGACCCCACCCTATGGCAGGAGTCTTGACCTTCACTTCACCTCTCCTCCCCAGTCTGAACTTGGGCCTTTCTCATTATGGCCCAGCTGGTCCTCCCCTCAGCCTTCAGGGCCGTGCCTTTCTGAAGAAGAGCATCTGGAGCCCTTCATGGCACCTCAGATGAGCTCAGGGGAGGGGGTGCTTGCCTGTCCCCTCCTTCTGCACATGCCCCCTCTCCTGCAATCCTCACACCTGCCCAGACTTCTCACTGATCAGGTCAAGTCAGTATCTTGTTTCTTTAGACTGCAGctcccacccaatccctctgCCTCTGCCCCCCTCTTCCATTCCCCGCCCCAACGCTGGCATCTCAGGCTCCCCCTCAGCCCTTGTGCCTGATCACACTTTATACACACCCCTGACTGCCATTCTAGAGCTGATGTCAGCAGTCCACGTCTCTATGTGAATTTCTCTCCAGGCTTCTGCTCAGCTCCCCAACATCCCACAGCCTTCcggactcagcacagccaagtgTCCTCACCCTACTCCCCTGATTGTTCTCTCCTGTGTTCCCTCTCCCATTTGGTATCTCATCCAACTATTCAAGCCAGGTTTGCAGGACTTCCTTGACATCTCCCCACTTTTCACCCTCACTCCCCTATAAGTACTGATTCCTGCTGGGTcttttcctaaatatatttttccttttgtcagtTTTAGCTCCCATCCTCTCTCATCAGGACTTTCCAAGAGCTTCTTAAGTGATCTCCTGGCCAACAATCTTGCCACTTCTGATCCACTGCCCCAGGAAAGTCAGAATGGTCTTTCTAAAACAGCTACCAGGCCCATGAAGCTCTCTATAatcaggtggggtggggagctaCCCCCTCAGTCTTATCACCAGCTGCACCCATCCACCCTGAACTGGTCACATTTCTCCAAATACACCAAGTGGTTTGAAACCCTCCAGGGTTTTACACACGCCATTCCCTCTCCCTATAGCTACTTCCTACAAATGTACCTTCCTACTGCCCAGCAACCTTCTAATCATCCTCCAGCTTGCCCACCCTTCCCCGCTTCTGCAAAGACTTCCCTGACCTCACCACAGAAGCTTTCTGCACACCTGTCATGTCACTGATCGTTGATACCGATACCCACCTCCCCCAGCAGGGATGGAACTTGTTCATCTCTTGTTTCCAGAGCAccaggcacagtgcctggcaaagagcaggtgctcaggaaatgtttgttgaatgaatgagagagGTTTAGATCTCCTCTTTGCCGGCCAATTTCTGTTAAGATCAGAGGCTGCAGGTAAGTCTAGGAGGCAGAAGGTAGAGGGTATGACCTGGGACCATCCTTCTCTCTACAGAATCCAGGTGGCCAACAACTGCATTCTGAGAACTCCTTGGCTGAACAAGGCCCTACTGTGCCGCACCAGCCCCTACCCCGCTGGGGGCACACTCTCCCCCACAATCTTTCTAGACAAGTGCTTCAGGACAGAGGACAGGCGTGGCTCCCCCTGGGGCCTCCTCAGTAGCTGGTGAGTCTGAGCTGGGGAAGGATAACTTGGAACAGCGGGTCCAGAGACCTTCACACACACCCAGCCATCCTTCTCAGGAAATGTGGATGGAACAAACTGTAGGTGATCAGCGCTGGAAAGGACCTCAGCCATCATCTATTGCAAAGATGGCAAAAAAGTGTCACCTTGGATGCCAACTCCAATCCATTGACTGTGGCTGCCTGGAGCACTGCTTTGGAAAGGATGTTAAGGTCATATCTGAACTCAGCAGAAAAGAACACCgtgattgattagtgatgtctgccatggGTGAGAGAAGAGGAGCAGCATCTCCTTTGCCCTTACTGATCAAGTCCAACTCCAGCTTTGTTTTTGGAAACAAAACCAGAGAGGGATGGTGGCTTAGTCAAGGTCAAGGACTAGAACCCAGGCTTCCTGATTCTTCTGTTTAGTACTCTGTTCTGTACCCTACTCTACTAACTCTTCTCCATGGGAAATGTTTGAGATTTCCTCAGATAAGAAATCTGGCTGCTTTCCAGAGTTCTCCTGCATGGGGGCCTGGGTGCTGGTTCCCTTCCTCCAGATCCCAGCTTAGCCCTGTTCCCCTAACTGGTCTGGGCCCACACAAAGAAACCTGGAGGCCAGAGGAGCAAATGTGGGGTCTGCTTCCTTTTAGGGACACACCCTCTGGTTCCCTCCCAAGAATCTCCAAGAATCCAGTGGCTCAGTGCTTGCCTCTAAGGAAGAGGGCTAGGAGAGCCCTGCTGCATCCCACTACTGCCCTGGTTTCCCCTCCTGGAGTCTGATTTCCTTGGCCCTCGAGCCTTGGAGTCTGGGCCCTGGTCCAATGCTGCTGTTGTCTGAGGAATGGTTTGGCGAGAACAGATGTTAGAACTTGTTTGTTGATTCTTGTCTGGCTAATAAATCATTACCAACCACCTCCCCCAACAGGGATTCAAGTactccaggctccttctgtctctGACGCTTATATTGCAGAAGGCAGGTCGTCAAACGACCATCGCATTCGGGGAGAACGGTCGGTGGTCGAAAGATACCTGGGCAAGGGTCACAGATCtatggcctgggggtggggagacaccAAGGTGAGGAATACAGACCGCTCTCTGAAAAGTATTCCTTCCCTAACTGGGGTGTGCTCGGCAGCTAGCCGGGGGCAGAGGGGTGACTACATCGCCTGGGGGCTGCCAGGGAAGAaagaggggcagggagaggagtgGTTGAAAGGTAGCCCCAGCACCTCCTTCCTCAACCCCCCTGCCAAGCACAGGACTGGAAGGGAGAGGGGGCATTCTTAACCTTTGTGTGTGAGCCCCTTAGGATAGGGGACCCCCTTGCAGCGGCTCCCCCATCTTGGGCTTAGGCCTCCCCTGTTCCTCTTACCAtgtttcctcttctctcccaGACCCACTTCAGGGCCTCTTGCCCCTGTGGCCAAGCTCCATACACTAAGTTTCAACCACCTAGAAGAATTGGCCTCGGGTTGTGTTTTTGTCTCAGACGGGGTCTCTCTGAGGCAGGGCTGTGTCTGCCCCTGGATCACCCTGAGGGCTCAGAGCAGagactgctccccacccccaccctgggaaCCACTCACAAGGCTTCTGGTACTCCTGTGGTCCCAGCCTGTTCTTACTCTCATTTCTAGGAGAGTTCAGTCAAGACAATCAGTGTCCATCAGGGTCTCTCTCCCTCCCAAGGGCCCCTGTGTACTTGCCAGAATCACAGAAGTCCCCCAGATCCCTCCCTGCAGACATAGTCCCTGGGTCTAGGCGCTGCCACCACCGGGCCAGCCCCAGTGACTAGTCAATTCCCCTTCTTTCCACTCAGTGCTCATCAGCTCCAGGAGAAATACAGTTGCTGAGTCAACAGAGTGGGGTTCCACTTCCTTCTGTCTACAGGTCTAAACTCCCTCCTAAGCAAGAGAAGAGGTGGGAGGGCAAacgggggcgggtggggggtgtggaggggaggggaggggagcagatgGCTTTGGGGAGGAGAGGCTGAAAGTGCAAGAAAGGTCTGAGATTAGACTCAGGGAGTCACCTGGTGGCTGATTCCTGTGGCAGCGGAGGAGGTAGAAAAAGGAGAGGCTGGCTGTATAGCAGGAGCTGGAAATCAAAGTCAGCAGGTGAGATTTCCTTAGACTTCATGACAGAACAGGGTGGGCAGGTTTGGGAAGGGGCCAGGAATGCCTAGTGACCCACTCCGTGTCTCTGAAGGAGCAAAGCCTGCTAGAGAGGGGTGAGTGCTCCTCACTGCTAGAAGTAGGCTCAGCAGAGTGGGTGGGAAGATCCTGACAACCAGCATTGTCAGCTTTCTGCTGCGCTTCTTTGCTAACACACTGCCCAACCTTTAACAGGGAAGCTTTTTTCTGCGCCGTTCCCTACATTCCTTTGAAATGGAGCGGATGCCTTATTTGCCTGTGGGGCTGCTGTACTGATCAGATGAGACCAGGCAAGCAAGGTGCTTTGCAGAGCAGGACTGTGAGGCTAGAAGGGACTTCGAACCCTTTGTGATGGACTTTTTGGTtcaacccaatcagaaaatgagtTCTAGAGAGGGGAAACGACAGGGAACTGGAGGTAGTCAGGGCAGATCTTGTCATCCCAAGCACTTGCTTCCCCTTACACCGTAGGGCCCCTCCCAGGCCCTAGGATAAGGCCCGGGTCCTCCCCCAGGCTCCAGCTGCAGGCCCAGCCCTGATGACCCAGGCAGTGGAGCGTCCTTCTCCCCCCTTCCCACAGCCATGGGCACCCCACACCATCCTGCTGATTTCACCCCCTCGGAGGCCCAGGGCTACAGTGAGACCTCAGATGGAGAAGCCGAGTGAGTAACATACAGGAAAGGGAGCCTCGAGACTGTCCTGGACAGGTTACTCTGCCCCAGTAGGGACCACTCGGGCCAGGAGGGGAAGGGCATTTCCCAGCTGACTCAGTCTCCCCATGGTTATTCcatcctgccagcctcctctaggCAGGGCTCTCAGGCTCAAAACCCTCTTGCATCAGAGAGGAGTCTCCTACCTACCCTGAGCCCCAGATCCCCTCCAGAGCCCGCAGAAGGCCCTGCCGCAAGTTTCCAGCTGTCCTCTGGTTCCAGTCCCTTGAGCACCATGGCCTGTGCAGATGCCTTTTTTTCCCTGCCCCTGTCTCCCTTAAGCTGTCCCCTTTATCAGGTCAGCTCCCTCAGCTAATGCATTACAGTCTCAGTATGGTGCCCTGTAACTGGCTCAGGGGaccagggcaggggcagggggctgcGAGATGCTAACCCCCAACCTTAGCTATCCTAATTCCACAGCATgaacccactggaggagggctgggggcagTCACCACTTAGGCTGCACCCTCAGCTACCCTTACTGGCCTCAGAACATCTGTCCTCACCAGAAATGAAGCTGAGCAGAGGGAGGGGGTACAAAAAAGGTTCGGAGCAGGCAGCAGAGCGTTCCGCCACCCTGCCACCCCTCAGAACTTCAGCCAGCCCTTCAAATGACTGCGGCTTCCTGGTCAGTAAGCTCAGCACCCAGCTGGAACAAAGACGTGGCTGGGGTCCTGCCCAGGCGTCAGAGCTTTGGGGTAGGAGCCGAAATGCCCTCTTCTGTGACAGCTGTGCCATCTCCGTGTAGTTCCTAAGTCTGCTCCTTGTGGATCCCACCTTCCTCAGCTCTGTTGTCTTGGTCAACGTGGGCTTTGGCCCGGGCCCCTCCAATACCTTACAGGGCCGTTTGAATCCATTTCTGACCAACAcctccaccaccctccccccgccccagtccCTTAGCTGTTGCTGCCATGCCAGTTTTAGCCAAGTTatccctctttcctcctttcatCTCCCTCATCCCTGTCTTCTCTTTCCTGTTTATGATAACTTGAGGTTATTACCTCAGGAAGCCCTCCCAAATAGAGTCTGTTCATTTTctaacttttatttctcttggtgaCCAGGAAATTCCAACCAAGTAAAATGTCATCTTATAGTAGGAATAAAAAGTggcttggaacttccctggtggtacagtggtaggtattctgtgcttccactgcagggggcatgggttcgatccctggtcggggaactaggatcccccatgctgctctgcagttttaaaaaaaaaaagtttactacTTGCGGAGAACCAAAGGAGATGGGACACaagaagacactgaaagatgtctGGCTTAAATCTGTCCATTCACAGAAGACACCAGGACTCTCCCTACCCATATGCCTCGCCTCCCAACCCAGAGCACCACCAGGTCCGTCATGACGCAGCCCCTAAAATGACAAAGTTGAACAGCTGAATCCCAGGAGTACGGCAACTCGGGAAGGAGTGTGGCAACCCCATCTACAGAGCCCTGGATACAGAAAGAGCAGCTGACTCCTTGGGACCTCAGACTTTGGGGCCCTACTGAGCCTACCTCACCACCTCACTTCACTGTGACTCCCGAGGGGCGACCTTAGTCCTCAGTGCCTCTGTGGATGGTGGGAGCGGTGGTACAGGCTGAAGGCTCCTTGCTGAAGGCTGGCTGGATGCACTGACTTGGACAACTACAGCCTGCGTGTCCCT is a window of Muntiacus reevesi chromosome 1, mMunRee1.1, whole genome shotgun sequence DNA encoding:
- the SH2D2A gene encoding SH2 domain-containing protein 2A, producing the protein MEFPLAQICPQGSRDAPAITFSTFQPLDLNRRSCQGPGLLLGPRLQAPEGAWPSPRGPAVQAVAPLQAPGAACNPKDAGKEEVPREEALILQAETRAWFQKTQAHELLQHGAAPIWFHGFITRREAERLLDTKPQGCYLVRFSESAVTFVLTYRSRTCCRHFLLAQLGDGRHVVLGEDSAHARLQDLLLHYTACPLSPYGETLTEPLARQTPEPAGLSLRTEESDFGSKSQDSQFQYSPILKNERSTAPTQKDGAGEPKQPSQPPRPKPPIPAKPQLQPEVYTSSAPRPRPTLPPKPSNPIYNEPDEPIDFYAMGRGSPGEAPSNIYAEVEVREPDSRSQNPHCILRHEVLRKCQSRPVLGSQNPGGQQLHSENSLAEQGPTVPHQPLPRWGHTLPHNLSRQVLQDRGQAWLPLGPPQ